In Dromiciops gliroides isolate mDroGli1 chromosome 4, mDroGli1.pri, whole genome shotgun sequence, one DNA window encodes the following:
- the FCRLA gene encoding Fc receptor-like A: MLLWESAPWAPLLSPVRLWAALLLLGTAGSRAVFQGQPMTLQYEGESPPGSVSNQDKEVFRTPNFSSHVSQTSGTESEGYSYETFKGYTFSNPLHLIVSYDWLILQGPAQPVFEGDSLILHCLAWGDWPLSQVTFYRDGSALSPPGPDTVFSISMVHTVDSGHYYCSGIFKRPGPGAKKATAVFFRVQELFPPPTMTATPSTKPQEGSQMTLSCETKLNPQRSGSLLQFSFYKDGRMVRAKGSSPQYRIPTVQLGDSGSYGCEAATEHGHIRKQSLRLEIQVQNSTSRSPLRSTAPSPSDPAPEKPAAPKPAPPDPRRPSQSGPPSSGSQPSEAPCSKPPLMMQDPHLNYQMQILLSHMENVRTLLGHLVLELRDLSGRLESRASGAAKGPAPKAHGAPGTSRGPQRE, translated from the exons ATGTTACTGTGGGAATCTGCTCCCTgggctcctctcctctctcctgtgAGACTGTGGGCGGCCCTGCTGCTCCTGG GAACAGCAGGCAGTCGAGCTG TGTTCCAGGGACAACCAATGACCCTGCAGTATGAGGGGGAATCACCTCCTGGGAGTGTCAGCAACCAGGACAAGGAGGTCTTCAGGACACCAAACTTCAGCTCTCATGTCAGCCAGACCTCTGGGACAGAATCAGAGGGATACTCCTACGAGACCTTCAAGGGCTATACTTTCAGCAACCCCTTACACTTGATCGTATCATACG ATTGGTTGATACTGCAGGGCCCTGCTCAGCCTGTGTTCGAGGGTGACTCTCTGATCCTTCACTGCCTGGCATGGGGAGATTGGCCTCTGTCCCAGGTCACTTTCTACCGAGATGGCTCAGCTTTGAGCCCCCCGGGACCTGACACAGTGTTCTCTATCAGCATGGTTCATACAGTGGACAGCGGGCACTACTACTGCAGTGGCATCTTCAAGAGGCCTGGCCCTGGAGCCAAGAAGGCAACTGCTGTGTTCTTTAGAGTACAAG AGCTGTTTCCACCTCCAACAATGACTGCAACCCCTTCCACTAAACCCCAGGAGGGAAGCCAGATGACCCTGAGCTGTGAGACAAAGCTGAACCCCCAGAGATCAGGCTCCCTgcttcagttctctttctacaaGGACGGCAGGATGGTTCGGGCCAAAGGCAGTTCCCCACAATACAGGATCCCAACAGTGCAGCTGGGAGACTCTGGATCATATGGGTGTGAAGCCGCCACAGAGCATGGTCATATCCGGAAACAGAGTCTCAGGCTTGAGATTCAGGTGCAGA ATTCTACCTCAAGAAGCCCTCTCAGATCAACAGCTCCATCTCCTTCAGATCCAGCTCCTGAAAAACCAGCAGCTCCAAAACCAGCTCCTCCAGATCCTCGAAGACCTTCTCAATCTGGCCCCCCTTCTTCAGGGAGTCAGCCTTCTGAGGCTCCATGCTCCAAACCGCCCCTAATGATGCAAGATCCCCACCTGAACTACCAGATGCAAATCCTGCTCAGTCACATGGAGAATGTGAGAACCCTACTGGGCCATCTGGTTCTAGAACTCAGGGATCTCTCTGGCCGTCTTGAGTCCAGGGCTTCAGGAGCAGCCAAAGGGCCAGCCCCCAAGGCCCATGGAGCTCCAGGAACTTCTAGGGGTCCACAGAGGGAATGA